The following nucleotide sequence is from Methylocella tundrae.
GTTGTTGCGCTTCCGACAACACTTTTGCCGCGGCCTGTAGGAGCAGACGATTGCGCTGCAGCCTCTGCTCGAACTCGCGTTGCTCGATAATTGTCTTGGAGCCGGGAAGCTTGTGATCGATGCCTATCGCTGCGCATCGCTCCCAGGATTGCGCCACGACGTTACGCACCTTGAGCTGACGCGATGTGCCAGCCAGATAATCTTCCCAGGCTTTCATGATGGTGCGTTCTTCGCCGGGACCAAATCCCGTCGATTGCTCGGGCGTCCCCGCCCATTCATTCAACTGGTCGAGATGCATCGCCTCGAATGTCCCCCGGAGCCAATTCCCATCCCTTATCAGGCAATTTATTGCCGTTCGCTCTCTCTGCGGAGAGCGTTAAAAGAGCAACTTATTCCTTCCCCTCTCTCGAGACAATCGCTAATTCAAACCACCAGCTCGCTATTCACACGCTTAAGCTCGACATTGCAAGACTGCCAAAAAAGCGAACCGAAGAAAGCGCTTCAAACCGGAAGCGCTCCCTTTCGCGGCGTTCAATTCTCAGGCGCGGCCGAGCAGTTCTCCACCACCGCCGCGCGCTGGACCGGTGGTCGGATCGACGTAGTCGCCGCGATCAACGATCAGCGTATTGGTTCCCAAAATGAGTTTGGCGGAGGACACCGCATTACGGACGGAGGCGATTGTCACGCGGACCGGATCGATGACGCCAGCTTCGAACATGTCGGCCAATTGCCCGGTCCTCGCGTCGAAACCGACGCCGCCGGGCGCCTTCGCCACCGCGGCGATGGTGGCCTCGGGATCGCGTCCCGCGTTTTCGGCGATTTGAGCGAGGGGCCGCTGCATCGCGGAACGGAAAAGAGCGACGCCTATGGCGGCGCCTTCATTGGCCGCGCCATTGCCTTTTGGCCTTATCGTGGCGGCCAGTTCGAGCAGCGTCGTTCCGCCTCCTGCGACCACTCCATCGAGGAGCGCCGCCCGCCCTGAGCACAAAGCGTCGTCAAGAAGCTGCAGACGTCGCCGGCGCTCCGCTGGCGTCACGCCCCCGGCGAGGATCCGCACGGTTCCGGAGGTCATTTTGGACATGCGTTCATCGAGCTTGTCGCGTTCGATGTTTTGCGGCGCCAGGTCGATCTGCTGACGGATCTGCGCGCGCCGGGCCTCGACCGCTTCGGGCGAGCCGCGTCCTCGCAAAATCATTGTCTCGAATTGCGACACGACAACGCATTCGGCGCGCCCCAGATTTTCGAGGCTCGTACGCTCCAGAGCATAGCCGAGATCGCCGAAGATGACTTCGCCTCCGGTCAGGACGCCGATATCCTCCATCATCTGCCTGCGCCAATGACCAAAGTCCGGCGGGTTGACGACGACGAAACGCCCACGTCCTCTGGAGCGGCTCGCCAGCAGGCCGATAAGGGCCTTTGGATCGACCTCTTCGGCGATAATGAGCAGGCTCGCGTCCTTCGCCTCGATCGCTTCGACGAGATGCTGGATCTGCTCAAACCGAAGAATCTTCTGATCGGTCAAGAGAATATAGGCGTCGTCAAGCACCGCCCGCATCGTCGGAACGTCAGTGATCATGTGATGCGAGACATAGCCGCGATCGAATGAAAATCCTTCGATGACTTCGATCACATCCTCGACCGCGGAGCCTTGATCGAGCGTGATAATGCCGTCCGGCCCGACCGCTTCCAGCGCCTTGGCCACGATATCGCCGAGCGCTTTATCGGTCCCTGCAATTGTCGCGACGGATCGCAGCTGGTGCGGTCCGGCGAGAGGCCGCGCGCGTGTTGCGAGCGCCTCGACCATTGCCTCTTCGGCGTCGTCCAATCCCTCGATAAGATCCGCCGCGGCGGCGCCGCCTTGAGACAGAATCGCGACGCCCTGCTGAATAAGAGCGTTTGCCAGCACGGTCGCCGTGGTCGTCCCGTCGCCGGCTACGTCAGCGGTCTGCTTGGAGACTTCCCGGACGATCTGCGCGCCAAGGTTTTCGAAGCGGCATTCGAGCTCGATTTCCTCCGCAATGCTGACGCCGTCGCGCGAGACGATGGGCGTGCCCTGCGGTCGCGCAATGATGGCGTTCAGGCCGCGCGGCCCGAGAGTTCCGCCGACCGCGGTCGCAAGCTTTTCGACCCCTCGCGCCAGCGCCGCGCGCGCTTCCGATCCGTGCAACATCAGCTTTGCCATTATATCCTCCCAAAACCATTTCAACTGAGATCGTTTCGATCTTCTTGCTTGTTGCTTTCCACGCCGGATAAGCCGCCGGCGTCGCGTTAGGGGTTGGCGGCCAAGTTTGTGAGACGCAAACAACGGCCGCCGGAAGCGACCGTTGCCCTTATCCAGTCTTTAGCCAGCGCCGCGCTTATTCATACGCCATGGCGTCGTCCATGTTGCCGAAAAGCACGACCGTGTCATCATCAATCATAACCATGCGGCCATAGTGGGTTGAAGTCGAGATTTCGAATAGGTGGGGGGTCATCTCGCGACCCAGGGCCTCGGTCAGCTCCTTCATGTCGAAAGTGATTTTGCCTTCGCCGTCAATGCGGATCATCGCCGGCATATAGGTGACCTTGATGCCCGGCTTTGCCTCCATCACTTCGGCGATGGCCCGCGCTTCGACACTGTCGTTCATGGTGACGCCGCATTGATGCGAGATTGTTTCATCGAATGTGATCTGATCCATTGGCTTGAATATATTTGCGGTGTGATCTGTGCTCACGGTGGGGTCCCTTCAATTCGCGTAAACAGGCATGTTGGCGCGGCTGCGCGCCGCGCCGTTGTCAATTCAAGAAAACTCACCGTGGGAGTTTTTCGACGCCAATGGCGTTTGTGATGGAATCTATCCGCGCAAGCTGCGCTTCTAGAACATCATCGAACCGCGCCCGCTTGTTGACGGGCAGCGACCAGATCGGCTGCAATTGCCGCGCCGCGGCGAGCGCCTGTCCGCCATGCTGGTGAAGCCATTTCTCGAAAAGCTTGCGGTTTTCGGCCCCATATTTCACATCGGAGGCCAACATCGTCAGCAGTTCGACCGTGTTGGCGAGGTTGCGCTCATAGTCGGCCTCGCCTGACGAAATCACCGACGGCGTCATGAAATCGTTTTGGGCGGCGGCGACCTGCATGATGAATCCGCTGCGGAAGAGTTCTCCAAGGAGCGGCTCGACGCAGACATTGGTGGCAAAATATTGCTCAATATAATCGTTCGTTCCCATCACCCCTTCAATGGTGGCGCGGGTCTCTTGCCAGAGCTCGTCTTCGAGCCAATGCTTTTTGCCGGCGGCAAGATCGAGGTCGGGCAGGTCAAGGTTGAGATCGCCGAGATAAAGGGTGATGTCCTGAGCGAAGCGGATCTTGTATGAACAGTTCGTCAGCAGCGCATTATTGACCATCTGCGTGTAGCCCAAACGCTGGGCGTGCATCAGCGAAATGCCAAGCCCGTATTCGAGGTGCTTATAGGCGCCGAGATGATCTTGCAGAATTTTGACCCATTGCTTGTCGAAGCGTTGCGGCGCGCCTGAGCGCCTGCCGTTCTGAACAACGTTGAGCACCATGCCGATGATGGTCGACTGGCGCTGATAATGGGTGCGCTCCCACTCCTGATCGGGCGCGCGGAACACATGCCAGTCCGAACTTTTGACTTTCGTCCAATCCTTGCTGTAGGTCGGATCGCCGTTGGCGAAGGCGATGATCCAGTTCTGGGCGAGGTAGCGCTCGGGATCAGGCTGGACGTCGACTGTGACGTCCTCGTAATGCGTCGCTTTACGGCCCTTCGGCTGAAAGTAGTTGTAATGGCGGCTGTCCGATCCGGGAAAGGTTTTCGCACCCGCGGCGCCGGAAATGGACTCTTCGACATCGACTTTAATGTTCATAGCGCTGTTTCCTCCTCAACTTTTTCGTTGTTGGTTGCAGGGGTAAATTTGTCGAAATAAATGCGCTCCGGTTCGACCCCCGCCATTTGTAGAACTGGAAGCACTGCGTCGATCAATGGAGGCGGCCCGCAGGCGTAGGCGTCCGCGCCGTCCCCAATCGATTCGGCCCTGAGCCCACGCTGCACCACTTCGTGGATGAAGCCTCGCTCGCCCTCCCATTGCTTGTCATCCGCCGCGGCGGACAGAGCCGGGATGAAACGGAAGTCGGGCAGTTCTGCTTCGAGCGATTGAAAGCGGTCGAGCCAAAACAGGTCCGCCTGCGTGCGTGCGCCATAGTAGAGCCGGATCTGCCGTTGCGGCGCCTCCGCTATTTGGTCTTCGAGGATTGCCAGAAGCGGGGCGAGCCCGGATCCGCCGCCGATCAGAACCAGGGGCGCATCGTCGCGGTGCTCGCGACGGAAGCATGTGCCGTAAGGGCCGCTGACTGCGACTTTGGCGCCTTTCGCCAGATCGCCGTCAAGACGTGACGAAAAACGGCCGCCCGAATATTTTTTGATGATGAATTCGAGCCGGGATGGGTCGCTCGGCGGATTGCCCATCGAATACGACCGCGTCGTTGAGCGATCGGGCAGGGTAATGTCTGCATATTGGCCGGCGAAGAAAGTCATCGGCCTGTCGAGGGAAAGAACAAGTCGACGAATATCTTGCGTCAGCGCTTCAACAGTCTCGACCTTGCCGCTGAACTCGCTGACGGCCACCGAGTGCGACAGGAGTTCCTCATCGAACATAAGAAGTTCGATTTCGAGGTCGCTGAAGGGAATTGTGCGGCACAGTAGAACGTGATTGGAGTCGCGTTCTGATTCGGGCAGCGCGAATGTCGAGTATTTCAGCATTTCGGCGTCGCCATCCAGCAACACGGCCTTGCACGCTGAGCACTGACCTTCTTTGCAACCATGGATCAGCGCTACGCCTTGCCGGAAGCCGGCGTTCAAGACGGTCTCGCCTTCGTATACCCCGAATTCAGTGCCGGTCGGCTGCAGCCGCACCGTGTGCAGCGGCTTGCTCGTATCGGGCTTGCTTACCAAAATAGCCTCCTTCCAACCGTTTGGCGTCTCGCCAGCTGGATCTATCCATCATCTGCTTTTTTTGCCTGCGGACCGGCGCAGGACAGCGGCGTGACGCTGCTGTGCCTGCGCCGGTTCAGGAGGTCTGAAATCAGAGACGCTTGATAGTGAAGCCCTTTCGATATTCGGCGATGTGCTTCTCGCGTTCGGCGGGCGAGAGCGCGCGCAACGCCGTGATCGGCGCTTTGATCGTGTAGCCCCGCACGTGATCGAGCGTCCACATGTCCTTCTCCTCGAGAGACAAATGGGGCTGAGCGATCAGCGTCTTGCCGTCGGGACGCACGAAGCCCATGTCCTTGATTGCGTCGGCGACGTCCCAGCCGTCATAGAGCTCCTCCCATTGACGCTTGCCGCTGAAGCGGCCCATCGCCGGCGTGGGACGGCCCTGGTATTCGGCGGCGAAGGCCTCCTTGTGTGTCCAGCGGTCGACTTCGTGGCCATAGGTGTAGAGTTGTCCGTCGACGACGTCGGTCGTGAACTGATCGCGAATGACGGCGGGGACGAGGTTTGACCAGCAGCGGTGCGGATAGACGTAGCCGGTGTCGGCGAAGGTGATCGGCACGCTGCCGGGCTTTGAGAGCTTGCGGTAGTTCTCCCACCACGCCCCATATTCATTGTACCAGCCCGGATATTTATATTCGAACCATTCGAAATCGCGCTCGTCCGGTCCTTCGAGGCGCCAGAAATTCGCCCACCACCCGGCGGAGAAGAACTGCGCCACCTTATGCACATAGCCCTGCTTGACGATGCGATCCCAGGCGGCGTGAACGTCGTCGTGATGGATCTTGATGCCGTATTTTTCGAGCGGAAGCATATAGGTACGGTAGTAATCCTCGTAGATCCAACGGTGCCAGAGCTCGGCGTAGGACTCTTTCTTCTTGTCCCGATGCTTGGTGCCATATTCGACGATGGTGCCGACGGCGGCGTCGACGATTCCGTGATTTTGCCAGAAGGCGTAACGAATATCGCGCTCGAGAAGCAGGTGATTGTCGGGGTTGTTGATGACCGACATCAGGAAGGAATGGCCGTTGCCGATGTGGCGCGATTCGTCCGATTGCACCGAAAGAAAGACCGTCGGCAAAGCATAGTCGCCGTTGCGCGCGGCTTCCGACGGCATGGCGACGAAGAGCGTATTGGTGAACGCGCTTTCGGCGACGACCTGGAGATAGATATTCGCGGCGGTGACGGCGTCGCCGGTCAGGAAGGCTTCGCCGAACTGACGCCCGATCGTCGTCGCATAGCACTTGCCGAAGGCGGCTTCGGTAATGTCAAAGCCCGCCGGATCGATGTAATTTTCCATATACCACTTCTTCAGGTTCATCTGAATGGTGGAATGGCGGAATTCATCTACCATCTGCATCGTGAAGCCGGTGCGCAGATCATCTCCTGGCGCAAGACGGCCGAGCATCGCCATGGAGCGGGCCGCGGAAATCTCGGGGAACGGAATGATCGCCAGAAACAGTTTCATCCATTCGACCCAGCGCTGCTCGACATTGCTGAACATGTCGCCGCGCAGGGCGGCGTCGAGAGCGCCGTAAACCCGATTGTCCTTTTCTTCCTGCATCGGGAAATAGGAGCGAAGGACCTGCTTCATCGGGTCCTTGGGATGTTTCGAAATCTTATAGTCCGTCGGAAATGTCATCGCCTCCTGAACATAGGAAGGCGTCCAGCCGAGATCGGAGATCCTGCGCGTCGCCTCGGCGATCGGCATGCCTTTCTGTTGCGTAATACTGCTTAACGACAGTGACATATTCTAAGTCCTCCCTTTATGCACGATTGGAGCGGCCTGTCGCATGGCTGCTCTCGGACGTTTCTCCGTAGGCCGGTTCAAGCTCCGTTCGGCTCGAAGCGCAGCGCTGGATGTTTTTGTTTGTCACAGCGCCGCCCACGATATGACCGCAACACTCGTGCCAAAAGAGATACGTGTTATAAATCAATTATGTAGAGACAAAGTGGCGCGCGGCGGCTGTGCGCTTCAGTGTCCGAGTGTTGCGAGGTGAAACATTGTCGCGACAGTCATCAGCCGCGGGGCCATCGGGATCTCGCTCTTGGACGTTCGTTGTGCGTCGCCGCATCGAAGGCGAGGGCGCGCAAAAAAAACGCCGGATGGCGGACCATCCGGCGTCGAGGGGGGAGGAAGATTAAAACCCGGACGGTTTCTCTTGCGTCAAGCTTGCGACGCGTCAAAACGAAAACAGCGTGCCGACAGCGAGAGCGTTTGAACTGAATGTTCCACCGGATTGGTTTCTTGCAATGCCACGAAACAAATTTGCTTCCAGCATGACCCACGAAGTCAATTGATAGCGCGCGAAGGCGACATAGGATTCATACGATCGAAGCATATAGGCGTCGTAGTTCTGGGTGGCGTCGTAGCTATTGGCCTGAAGGTAACTGATGCCGTAATTCGCGCCCAGCGTCAGTTTGTCGAAGAAGGTGTAGCTGCCCTGGGTCAACCAGCCGTAGGAGTCGCGCTTCTGACCGTTTGGACTGATGCCGTCGAAGAACAGCACGCTGGTTCCAAGGCCGTTGCCGTAGTAGCCGTAGCCGAGGAAGCTCGCGTCGCCGACGTCAAGCTTCAGGCCGCCATCGATTGCGGAGGCTCGGATGGCCTGCCCAACCGGCAATGCATCGCCGACGCCAAATCCTTCGGAGCGCTGCTGCTCGGTTATGCCGGCGGTCCAGGCCGTCAACTTGACCGCTGGCGCGATCTCGCCCGTATATCTCAGCCGCGCCTGAAACATGGGCTGGTCATGCGCCGTGAGATTGCCTGAGTCCGTCCCGGTAAACACAGCCAGCTGATCATAGGGCGTGAAGATGCCGACCGAGGCGGTGAGGCCATAAAATGTTGGCGTCGTGTAGCTGATCTGCGGAATCCAATCGGCATAGACATAGCCGCTGCCGATATGACCGGAGGTGAAGCCCGGCTGCGAATTTCTGAACGGCAGGCCGACGCCGAGAAGCATCGCATCATAGAGGATCACGTCGCCGCCGAAAAAGCCGAGATCGCGGCCGATCTTGAAGGTGCCGACGTCTGGCGCGCCAATCGTTCCGAAAATCTGACGCATGTCGATGGACGGCGTTCCGAGCGCCGTTGCATAGCCGAAACTATTCGCGTTGAAAGGCGACGCCCCGACGTTGATATTCGTGCCGACGCTGTAGGCGCCGAATGTCGCCCCGATATCATATCCCATCTGATTTGTCGCGAGGCTGACGACGAGCGAGCTGCCAAGCATGCCGCCGCGAATGGAATTGCTGTTGTTGTAGATGCTGGTTCCGATGTTGACGAGGCCGCCAACCACGCCGCCAGCCGTTGCTGTGCCGGTGGTCTGCCCCTTGAATTGTTCGACCGAAAAATAATCTATGCCGCCCGATATCTTGACGTCGACGTCGCCGACGCGCACGCCAACGCCCTTATCGAGGGCGGTGATGTAGCGATCTGCCGATATCGGAGCCCCTTTGCTGACGACGGCTTGACGGCTTGGTTCTGCGGATTTGCGCTTGGCCTCAACTGCGCGGCGCTGCTTCAGCTTTTGATAGTCGCCTTTGGACAAAATACCCTTGGCCTTGAGCTGCTCGATCAGGTCGTCGGTTGTGTCGGCCCGCGCGGCGTTCGCCATTACCCCAGCGCCGACAAGGCAGCAAAACAGAGTGCGGGCCATACGGCGCCGACTCCGAAACATACGCGGCGATTGACGCATAAAATCCCCTCCCGAATTTGCGGCGCATTGATCAGCCCGTCATTTATCGGCGCCAACTTGCAGCAAAGGTCGGGCCAGAAGGGAAATTTGATCCAAATCAATGTGTTGACGAAATTGTTGATATTAACATGAAATGTTATGCTGTAGCGGCGTAGCGATTTGAAACACGCGCGCAACAGTGTCGCGGCGGATGACTGCATCCAAAAACGCGGGGAAAAAGGGACGCGAAGGGCTTTTCTTATGACTTTGTCCTGCCGCCGTCAGTGGCCAAGGCAGAGCTGGAGCCGCGGTTTGACTTGGCAGCGGGCGCGGATCATCGGCCGGCCAGAAGCGTCGAAGGGCTCGTAGAGCAGAAGCCGGTCTCTTCAGCTCGCCTCGTCTTTTCGATGCGTGAGGGCCGCGCCGAGCGCTCCCAACGAAACCTTACCTGACGAGGACGCCAATCGCCGTGGCGTTGGCGATGTCGATGAAGAAGGCCGACACCAGAGGCAAAATAATGAAGGCCGTTGGAGCCGCGCCATGGGCTTTCGTGATGGCGGTCATATTGGCGATCGCCGTTGGCGTCGCGCCGAGGCTGATGCCGCTGAAGCCGGCCGCGATGACCGCAGCTTCATAGTC
It contains:
- a CDS encoding toluene hydroxylase, translated to MNIKVDVEESISGAAGAKTFPGSDSRHYNYFQPKGRKATHYEDVTVDVQPDPERYLAQNWIIAFANGDPTYSKDWTKVKSSDWHVFRAPDQEWERTHYQRQSTIIGMVLNVVQNGRRSGAPQRFDKQWVKILQDHLGAYKHLEYGLGISLMHAQRLGYTQMVNNALLTNCSYKIRFAQDITLYLGDLNLDLPDLDLAAGKKHWLEDELWQETRATIEGVMGTNDYIEQYFATNVCVEPLLGELFRSGFIMQVAAAQNDFMTPSVISSGEADYERNLANTVELLTMLASDVKYGAENRKLFEKWLHQHGGQALAAARQLQPIWSLPVNKRARFDDVLEAQLARIDSITNAIGVEKLPR
- a CDS encoding molecular chaperone GroEL, translating into MAKLMLHGSEARAALARGVEKLATAVGGTLGPRGLNAIIARPQGTPIVSRDGVSIAEEIELECRFENLGAQIVREVSKQTADVAGDGTTTATVLANALIQQGVAILSQGGAAAADLIEGLDDAEEAMVEALATRARPLAGPHQLRSVATIAGTDKALGDIVAKALEAVGPDGIITLDQGSAVEDVIEVIEGFSFDRGYVSHHMITDVPTMRAVLDDAYILLTDQKILRFEQIQHLVEAIEAKDASLLIIAEEVDPKALIGLLASRSRGRGRFVVVNPPDFGHWRRQMMEDIGVLTGGEVIFGDLGYALERTSLENLGRAECVVVSQFETMILRGRGSPEAVEARRAQIRQQIDLAPQNIERDKLDERMSKMTSGTVRILAGGVTPAERRRRLQLLDDALCSGRAALLDGVVAGGGTTLLELAATIRPKGNGAANEGAAIGVALFRSAMQRPLAQIAENAGRDPEATIAAVAKAPGGVGFDARTGQLADMFEAGVIDPVRVTIASVRNAVSSAKLILGTNTLIVDRGDYVDPTTGPARGGGGELLGRA
- a CDS encoding FAD-binding oxidoreductase; protein product: MVSKPDTSKPLHTVRLQPTGTEFGVYEGETVLNAGFRQGVALIHGCKEGQCSACKAVLLDGDAEMLKYSTFALPESERDSNHVLLCRTIPFSDLEIELLMFDEELLSHSVAVSEFSGKVETVEALTQDIRRLVLSLDRPMTFFAGQYADITLPDRSTTRSYSMGNPPSDPSRLEFIIKKYSGGRFSSRLDGDLAKGAKVAVSGPYGTCFRREHRDDAPLVLIGGGSGLAPLLAILEDQIAEAPQRQIRLYYGARTQADLFWLDRFQSLEAELPDFRFIPALSAAADDKQWEGERGFIHEVVQRGLRAESIGDGADAYACGPPPLIDAVLPVLQMAGVEPERIYFDKFTPATNNEKVEEETAL
- a CDS encoding porin yields the protein MARTLFCCLVGAGVMANAARADTTDDLIEQLKAKGILSKGDYQKLKQRRAVEAKRKSAEPSRQAVVSKGAPISADRYITALDKGVGVRVGDVDVKISGGIDYFSVEQFKGQTTGTATAGGVVGGLVNIGTSIYNNSNSIRGGMLGSSLVVSLATNQMGYDIGATFGAYSVGTNINVGASPFNANSFGYATALGTPSIDMRQIFGTIGAPDVGTFKIGRDLGFFGGDVILYDAMLLGVGLPFRNSQPGFTSGHIGSGYVYADWIPQISYTTPTFYGLTASVGIFTPYDQLAVFTGTDSGNLTAHDQPMFQARLRYTGEIAPAVKLTAWTAGITEQQRSEGFGVGDALPVGQAIRASAIDGGLKLDVGDASFLGYGYYGNGLGTSVLFFDGISPNGQKRDSYGWLTQGSYTFFDKLTLGANYGISYLQANSYDATQNYDAYMLRSYESYVAFARYQLTSWVMLEANLFRGIARNQSGGTFSSNALAVGTLFSF
- a CDS encoding methane monooxygenase, coding for MSLSLSSITQQKGMPIAEATRRISDLGWTPSYVQEAMTFPTDYKISKHPKDPMKQVLRSYFPMQEEKDNRVYGALDAALRGDMFSNVEQRWVEWMKLFLAIIPFPEISAARSMAMLGRLAPGDDLRTGFTMQMVDEFRHSTIQMNLKKWYMENYIDPAGFDITEAAFGKCYATTIGRQFGEAFLTGDAVTAANIYLQVVAESAFTNTLFVAMPSEAARNGDYALPTVFLSVQSDESRHIGNGHSFLMSVINNPDNHLLLERDIRYAFWQNHGIVDAAVGTIVEYGTKHRDKKKESYAELWHRWIYEDYYRTYMLPLEKYGIKIHHDDVHAAWDRIVKQGYVHKVAQFFSAGWWANFWRLEGPDERDFEWFEYKYPGWYNEYGAWWENYRKLSKPGSVPITFADTGYVYPHRCWSNLVPAVIRDQFTTDVVDGQLYTYGHEVDRWTHKEAFAAEYQGRPTPAMGRFSGKRQWEELYDGWDVADAIKDMGFVRPDGKTLIAQPHLSLEEKDMWTLDHVRGYTIKAPITALRALSPAEREKHIAEYRKGFTIKRL
- a CDS encoding MmoB/DmpM family protein, with the translated sequence MDQITFDETISHQCGVTMNDSVEARAIAEVMEAKPGIKVTYMPAMIRIDGEGKITFDMKELTEALGREMTPHLFEISTSTHYGRMVMIDDDTVVLFGNMDDAMAYE